In one window of Frigoriglobus tundricola DNA:
- a CDS encoding bestrophin-like domain gives MNSVTIAGTVFACTFGGALFGMRLRRALPEAHLNGDSRDVVKMGTGLLATLAALVLGLLVASAKSSYDAQRAGFQQLSANLIVLDRALKLYGPETKDIRDQLRRTVALVLDYRWPADGSRSSGLAAPEITDRAGALYAAILNLAPRTDAQKAVQSQALQMSADLGRTRWLLNEQEESSIPAPFLVVLVFWLTVLFVTFGLFSPPNATVGAALFICALSLAGALFLMVELDRPFSGLIQISSKPLRDALGQLGQ, from the coding sequence GTGAACTCCGTTACCATCGCCGGCACCGTCTTCGCGTGTACCTTTGGCGGGGCACTGTTCGGGATGCGCCTGCGCCGCGCGCTGCCCGAAGCGCACCTGAACGGCGACTCAAGGGACGTCGTCAAAATGGGTACGGGGCTCCTCGCCACGCTCGCCGCGCTCGTGCTCGGCTTGTTGGTGGCCTCGGCCAAGAGCTCTTACGACGCGCAGCGGGCCGGGTTCCAACAACTGTCGGCGAACCTCATCGTCCTCGATCGGGCGCTGAAATTGTACGGCCCGGAAACGAAGGACATCCGCGACCAGTTGCGCCGCACCGTCGCGCTCGTGCTCGACTACCGCTGGCCCGCCGACGGGTCCCGGTCCAGCGGGCTGGCCGCCCCGGAAATCACGGACCGCGCCGGGGCGTTGTACGCCGCCATCCTGAACCTGGCGCCCCGAACGGACGCCCAGAAGGCGGTTCAGTCCCAGGCCCTCCAGATGAGCGCCGACCTCGGCCGGACCCGCTGGCTCTTGAACGAGCAGGAGGAGAGCTCCATCCCGGCCCCGTTCCTGGTCGTGCTGGTCTTCTGGCTGACCGTTCTGTTCGTCACCTTCGGTCTGTTCTCGCCCCCGAACGCGACCGTCGGTGCGGCCCTGTTCATCTGTGCGCTGTCTCTCGCCGGCGCCCTGTTTCTGATGGTCGAACTGGACCGGCCGTTCAGCGGCCTGATTCAAATATCGAGCAAGCCGCTCCGGGACGCCCTCGGGCAGCTCGGTCAGTAG
- a CDS encoding YybH family protein, with the protein MRVPAMLFLAAAVLAAASGGRPGSAQPPKKGPRAAAQSPKKDNPEEAALLKRAEAFVEAFHSGDAKRVAAFWAADGDYTDLTGKRLTGRDALEKSFAAFFEANKGAKLRIEIESLRFVTPEVAIEDGVTAVLAPDGGPPSRAKYTIVHVKKDGTWFLGSVRESVYTPPSNAEHLNGLEGLIGSWAAEDGGGGEVARVSFEWAENQNFITSTFTTTFKNISVGGGTQWVGWDAAAKTVRSWSFHANGGFGEGTWARDGKTWTVKTAAVLPDGKKATATEVITLIDADTVGLAAKDRTVDGKPVPDVKEVKLKRVK; encoded by the coding sequence ATGAGAGTTCCCGCGATGCTGTTCCTGGCCGCGGCCGTGCTGGCCGCCGCCTCGGGGGGCCGCCCCGGTTCGGCCCAGCCGCCGAAGAAGGGCCCCCGGGCTGCGGCCCAATCGCCCAAGAAGGACAACCCCGAAGAAGCGGCCCTCCTGAAACGGGCCGAGGCGTTCGTGGAGGCGTTCCACAGCGGTGACGCCAAGCGCGTCGCCGCGTTCTGGGCGGCCGACGGCGACTACACCGACCTGACCGGCAAGCGGCTGACCGGCCGCGACGCCCTCGAGAAGTCGTTCGCCGCGTTCTTCGAGGCGAACAAGGGGGCGAAGCTGCGGATCGAGATCGAGTCGCTCCGGTTCGTCACCCCGGAGGTCGCCATCGAGGACGGGGTGACCGCGGTCCTCGCTCCCGACGGCGGCCCGCCGAGCCGGGCGAAGTACACGATCGTTCACGTCAAGAAGGACGGGACCTGGTTCCTCGGCAGCGTGCGGGAATCGGTGTACACGCCGCCGAGCAACGCCGAGCACCTGAACGGGCTCGAAGGGCTGATCGGCTCGTGGGCCGCCGAGGACGGCGGCGGCGGCGAGGTGGCCCGCGTCTCGTTCGAGTGGGCGGAGAACCAGAACTTCATCACCTCGACGTTCACGACCACCTTCAAGAACATCAGCGTGGGCGGCGGGACGCAGTGGGTCGGGTGGGACGCCGCGGCCAAAACGGTCCGGTCCTGGTCGTTCCACGCCAACGGCGGCTTCGGCGAGGGCACCTGGGCGCGCGACGGCAAGACGTGGACGGTCAAGACGGCGGCGGTGCTGCCGGACGGGAAGAAGGCGACCGCCACGGAGGTCATCACCCTCATCGACGCGGACACGGTCGGCCTGGCCGCGAAGGACCGGACGGTCGATGGGAAGCCGGTGCCGGACGTGAAGGAAGTCAAACTCAAGCGCGTGAAGTGA
- a CDS encoding RNA polymerase sigma factor translates to MPASVKWRRILIPRPRSDRDLLREFAAGGDPAAFAEVARRHAGLALRAAAEVCPAAADDAAQATLILLGRKAAAVAGRESAAGWVFETARRLALKARTAAARRAVREARSPAPSPPGDPLDALTLRELQAAVAEELARLPDDLRVPLVLRYWEGSRRRWRRPGWVAQSVR, encoded by the coding sequence ATGCCGGCGAGCGTAAAGTGGAGGCGGATCCTCATCCCCCGGCCGCGCAGCGACCGGGACCTCCTCCGCGAGTTCGCCGCCGGCGGCGACCCGGCCGCGTTCGCCGAGGTGGCCCGCCGGCACGCCGGGCTGGCCCTCCGCGCCGCCGCCGAGGTGTGCCCCGCCGCGGCGGACGATGCGGCCCAGGCCACCCTCATCCTGCTCGGGCGGAAGGCCGCGGCCGTTGCGGGCCGCGAGTCGGCCGCCGGGTGGGTATTCGAGACGGCCCGCCGGCTCGCGCTCAAGGCCCGCACCGCCGCCGCCCGGCGGGCGGTCCGCGAGGCCCGGTCCCCCGCGCCCTCGCCGCCCGGCGACCCGCTCGACGCCCTGACCCTGCGGGAGCTGCAGGCCGCCGTCGCCGAGGAACTGGCCCGCCTGCCGGACGACCTCCGGGTGCCGCTCGTCCTCCGCTACTGGGAGGGGAGTCGCAGGCGGTGGCGGCGGCCCGGCTGGGTTGCTCAGTCAGTACGCTGA
- a CDS encoding WD40 repeat domain-containing protein → MAAARLGCSVSTLKRRLDAGRDRLAARLARRGFAGPALLAALTAAQASGRVAPPAWVTSLGEDSLRGGVTELLQPGGPLALFGKTTAVVAVLAVGLAVAGGGPAQPPAEQMPTAPPLHETRVDRLGDPLPPGAVARLGSNRLHHGEEVERLAVSGDGRHVLSQGKSAWKLWEVETGKPLPGAGGKYAGKAILAAGPAGRGVAVVAWTDTGWVLADALTGATLLNMPGVGGHASGPAVRPDGKAVAYVQSRVDERTRSWWHGVKIWEAGKTEPTDLAGPVNRVFLTQLLYSPDSRRLAVQHGGDEGTQVWEPATGKLLLQVPNPENLVTQKYAFSPDGRRFYKDQRTKQKIRCWDLDTGTEQTPSTFAEGICYGLAVSPDGKTVVISTSSPQVFWVLDAATGKPIRQVRTRGGSVTDAAWAPDGKRFLTAERDDVIVRDAATAAVAFDPQGHWFMPGGVFWSPDGKQVTTWSNFPVLQVRRWDAATGQPVAVPPRSPAIPAEAADTGDGTRATFADKAGVVRAWDAVTGRELARVETKDAPVWHATLTRDRNLVAAGRTAVHVWDVDRAKMLATLPHTFKEALTVRVTAGGRRLVALGRESTAVVWELPSGKLVRRLELGGRWLDVSADGRFLLTDSHPGGRVELWDLDTGGRPRVLTTKGGDGADAKPVMFARFAPDGRSVAVGFRGPEVLVVETATGGRRFTFDSGVETTGYGAEFSPDGRCLATAAGRSTLVWDVSGEGRGRPPASAEAAWADLKEPDAVKGFAAVRYLAARKDEAVRLLSERVPPARRPDPEQVAAWVARLAADEFAEREAAERALAGVADAARRQLEAALAETVSPRSGGGWRPCWAAATPRSP, encoded by the coding sequence GTGGCGGCGGCCCGGCTGGGTTGCTCAGTCAGTACGCTGAAGCGCCGGCTGGACGCCGGCCGGGACCGGCTGGCCGCCCGGCTCGCTCGCCGCGGGTTCGCCGGCCCCGCCCTGCTCGCCGCGCTGACCGCGGCCCAGGCCAGCGGGCGAGTCGCTCCGCCGGCGTGGGTGACGTCCCTCGGCGAAGATTCACTCCGCGGCGGTGTGACGGAGTTGCTGCAACCCGGCGGCCCGCTCGCGCTGTTCGGCAAGACAACGGCGGTCGTCGCGGTACTCGCGGTCGGGCTGGCGGTCGCGGGCGGCGGCCCGGCCCAGCCGCCCGCCGAACAAATGCCGACGGCCCCGCCGTTGCACGAGACGCGGGTGGACCGGCTCGGGGACCCGCTCCCGCCGGGGGCGGTGGCGCGGCTCGGGTCGAACCGCCTGCACCACGGCGAAGAGGTCGAGCGGCTCGCCGTCTCGGGGGACGGCCGGCACGTGCTCTCGCAGGGGAAATCCGCCTGGAAGTTGTGGGAGGTCGAAACGGGGAAGCCGCTCCCGGGCGCCGGCGGGAAGTACGCCGGGAAGGCGATTCTGGCGGCCGGCCCGGCCGGCCGCGGGGTGGCGGTGGTGGCCTGGACGGATACGGGGTGGGTGCTGGCCGACGCGCTCACCGGGGCGACGCTCCTGAACATGCCGGGCGTGGGCGGACACGCGAGCGGCCCCGCGGTCCGGCCGGACGGCAAGGCGGTCGCGTACGTCCAGTCCCGGGTGGACGAACGCACCCGGAGTTGGTGGCATGGGGTGAAAATCTGGGAGGCCGGCAAGACGGAGCCGACCGACCTGGCAGGCCCGGTGAATCGCGTTTTCCTCACGCAGTTGCTCTACTCCCCGGACTCGCGGCGGCTGGCCGTCCAGCACGGCGGCGACGAGGGCACCCAGGTGTGGGAGCCGGCGACCGGCAAACTGCTGCTCCAGGTCCCCAACCCGGAGAACCTCGTCACCCAAAAGTACGCGTTCTCGCCGGACGGGCGGCGGTTCTACAAGGACCAGCGGACCAAGCAGAAGATCCGCTGCTGGGACCTGGACACGGGCACCGAGCAGACGCCGAGCACCTTCGCGGAAGGCATCTGCTACGGCCTCGCGGTCAGCCCCGACGGCAAGACGGTCGTGATCTCGACGAGTTCGCCCCAGGTGTTCTGGGTGCTGGACGCGGCGACGGGGAAACCGATCCGGCAGGTCCGGACCCGGGGCGGCAGCGTGACCGACGCGGCGTGGGCCCCGGACGGGAAGCGGTTCCTTACCGCCGAGCGCGACGACGTGATCGTCCGCGACGCCGCGACCGCGGCCGTGGCGTTCGATCCACAGGGGCACTGGTTCATGCCCGGCGGCGTCTTCTGGTCGCCCGACGGGAAACAGGTGACGACCTGGTCCAATTTCCCCGTCCTGCAGGTTCGGCGGTGGGACGCCGCGACCGGGCAGCCCGTCGCCGTTCCCCCGCGCTCGCCCGCGATCCCGGCGGAGGCGGCCGACACCGGGGACGGGACGCGCGCGACCTTCGCGGACAAGGCGGGGGTGGTGCGGGCCTGGGACGCGGTTACGGGCCGGGAGCTGGCGCGGGTCGAGACGAAGGACGCGCCGGTCTGGCACGCGACGCTCACCCGGGACCGCAACCTGGTGGCGGCCGGGCGGACCGCGGTCCACGTCTGGGACGTGGACCGGGCCAAGATGCTGGCGACCCTCCCGCACACGTTCAAGGAGGCCCTCACGGTGCGCGTCACGGCGGGCGGCCGCCGGCTCGTGGCTCTGGGCCGCGAGTCGACGGCCGTCGTCTGGGAGCTGCCGTCCGGGAAGCTCGTCCGCCGGTTGGAACTGGGCGGGCGCTGGCTCGACGTGTCGGCGGACGGGCGGTTCCTGTTGACGGATTCGCACCCGGGCGGTCGGGTCGAGTTGTGGGACCTCGACACCGGGGGCCGGCCGCGGGTGCTAACGACCAAAGGGGGCGACGGCGCGGACGCGAAGCCCGTGATGTTCGCCCGGTTCGCCCCGGACGGTCGGTCCGTTGCTGTCGGGTTCCGCGGCCCGGAGGTGCTGGTGGTCGAGACGGCGACCGGCGGGCGGCGGTTCACGTTCGACAGCGGGGTGGAGACCACCGGGTACGGGGCCGAGTTCTCGCCCGACGGCCGATGCCTGGCGACGGCGGCGGGCCGGTCCACCCTGGTCTGGGACGTGAGCGGAGAGGGCCGCGGCAGGCCACCCGCGTCGGCGGAAGCGGCGTGGGCGGACCTGAAAGAGCCGGACGCGGTCAAGGGGTTCGCCGCGGTGCGCTACTTGGCGGCACGGAAGGATGAAGCGGTGAGGCTGCTGTCGGAGCGCGTCCCGCCGGCCCGGCGGCCCGACCCGGAGCAAGTTGCCGCGTGGGTCGCCCGACTCGCGGCCGACGAGTTCGCGGAACGGGAAGCGGCGGAGCGGGCGCTCGCCGGCGTCGCGGACGCCGCCCGCCGGCAGCTCGAAGCGGCGCTCGCGGAAACGGTCTCCCCGAGGTCCGGCGGCGGTTGGCGGCCGTGCTGGGCCGCGGCGACGCCGCGAAGCCCCTGA
- a CDS encoding PHB depolymerase family esterase, with the protein MNLLLRTGPVVLALLVLPAVPAPAPAQEAKWPPERQKESEFTGRKLETFQHGTKKEWGYAGPQRDTVLVLHPKRAKPNAPLYVVLHSAGHDVHSCLACTAQVGNHDIYHAPPEFFALYLDCRANKGDWWWGSEKYPGPEVGPTEKRVVDTVKWVIAEYGLDANRVYLCGNSMGGSGALGIGMRHGDVFAAVKANVPARVEHVSSRMYFPPRKVPADVTLPDPPIVVDYSAPNDGWSKGHDAFVAAMTERKYPLILYWGPFGHANNHESILKVNDLINSFDWLSVRKDESYPVFTRASTNNALPWPDRLAEKKAGQVNAFFRWKNVRDTAHGVETKLFLVSDKDLKTAFTIPSEATADVSLRRVQKFRVAPGAAVSWTFGAAKGEVKADAQGCVTVPGLKITSDPTALTVEAAK; encoded by the coding sequence GTGAACCTGCTTCTCCGGACCGGACCGGTGGTCCTCGCCCTGTTGGTCCTGCCGGCGGTCCCGGCCCCGGCCCCGGCTCAGGAGGCCAAGTGGCCCCCGGAACGGCAAAAGGAGTCGGAGTTCACCGGGCGGAAGCTGGAGACCTTTCAGCACGGCACCAAGAAGGAGTGGGGCTACGCCGGCCCCCAGCGGGACACGGTCCTGGTGCTCCACCCGAAACGGGCGAAACCGAACGCCCCGCTGTACGTCGTCCTCCACTCGGCCGGGCACGACGTCCACTCCTGTCTCGCCTGCACCGCCCAGGTCGGCAACCACGACATCTACCACGCGCCGCCCGAGTTCTTCGCGCTGTACCTCGACTGCCGGGCCAACAAGGGGGACTGGTGGTGGGGGAGCGAAAAGTACCCCGGCCCCGAGGTCGGCCCCACGGAGAAGCGGGTGGTCGACACGGTGAAATGGGTGATCGCGGAGTACGGCCTCGACGCGAACCGGGTCTACCTGTGCGGGAACTCGATGGGCGGGAGCGGGGCCCTGGGGATCGGGATGCGCCACGGCGACGTGTTCGCCGCCGTCAAGGCGAACGTGCCGGCCAGGGTCGAACACGTGTCCAGCCGGATGTACTTCCCGCCCCGGAAGGTGCCCGCGGACGTGACCCTGCCCGACCCGCCGATCGTGGTGGACTATTCCGCCCCGAACGACGGCTGGTCCAAGGGCCACGACGCCTTCGTCGCGGCCATGACCGAGCGGAAGTACCCGCTCATTCTCTACTGGGGGCCGTTCGGCCACGCCAACAACCACGAGAGCATCCTGAAGGTCAACGACCTGATCAACTCGTTCGACTGGCTGAGCGTCAGGAAGGACGAATCCTACCCGGTGTTCACCCGCGCCTCGACCAACAACGCCCTGCCGTGGCCGGACCGCCTCGCCGAAAAGAAGGCGGGCCAGGTCAACGCGTTCTTCCGCTGGAAGAACGTCAGGGACACGGCGCACGGGGTCGAAACGAAGCTCTTTCTGGTCTCAGACAAGGACCTGAAGACGGCGTTCACCATCCCGTCCGAGGCGACCGCGGACGTCAGCTTGCGCCGGGTGCAGAAGTTCCGCGTCGCCCCGGGCGCGGCCGTGAGCTGGACGTTCGGCGCGGCCAAAGGTGAAGTCAAGGCGGACGCTCAGGGGTGCGTCACCGTACCGGGGTTGAAGATCACCTCGGACCCGACCGCGCTCACGGTCGAGGCGGCCAAGTAG
- a CDS encoding DUF1501 domain-containing protein, with product MLSVFGAPNSAGGRASRREFLTVGALGLGGLSLPGLLRAEGAAGIGRSHKAVIMIYMVGAPPHQDMYDLKMDAPAEIRGEFKPIHTKVPGIQICEHLPKLASIMDKLVPLRSVYGSPSGDHDSFICYTGRPVPKQPPGGWPSLGSTVSKVLGPSDASVAPFVGLAPDAGHPPYGSPGHPGFLGAAHGAFRPSGPIRQNLTPNPSNAVHLSDRLGLLKEFDRVRSGLDAKGSFDGPDSLRRQSLEILTSSKMLDALDLSREPLAVRERYGTGDPKNYGDGAPRNLEHFLMARRLVEAGARVVTLNFGRWDFHSSNFSECKNTHFPWFDHGMHALISDLHDRGLDRDVAVVAWGEFGRTPQINKDAGRDHWPQVGGGLLAGGGFRTGQVIGATDRTGGTIARRPVHFGEVHATLYRHFGIDPHAVTLPDYTGRPHYLVDEWKALPEVV from the coding sequence ATGCTCTCCGTGTTCGGAGCCCCGAATTCTGCGGGCGGTCGCGCCTCTCGTCGCGAGTTCCTGACGGTCGGCGCGCTGGGGCTGGGCGGGCTGTCGCTGCCGGGGCTGCTCCGCGCCGAAGGGGCCGCCGGCATCGGCCGATCGCACAAGGCGGTCATCATGATCTACATGGTCGGCGCACCGCCGCACCAGGACATGTACGACCTGAAGATGGACGCGCCCGCGGAGATCCGCGGCGAGTTCAAGCCGATCCACACGAAGGTGCCCGGCATCCAGATCTGCGAGCACCTGCCGAAGCTCGCCTCGATCATGGACAAGCTCGTGCCGCTCCGGTCGGTCTACGGGTCGCCGAGCGGGGACCACGATTCGTTCATCTGCTACACCGGCCGCCCGGTGCCGAAGCAGCCGCCGGGCGGGTGGCCGTCGCTCGGCTCGACGGTCTCGAAGGTGCTCGGCCCGTCGGACGCGTCGGTCGCCCCGTTCGTCGGCCTCGCGCCCGATGCGGGGCACCCGCCGTACGGCTCGCCCGGGCACCCCGGGTTCCTCGGCGCCGCCCACGGCGCGTTCCGCCCGTCGGGCCCGATCCGTCAGAACCTCACGCCGAACCCGAGCAACGCGGTACACCTCTCGGACCGGCTCGGGCTCCTCAAGGAGTTCGACCGCGTCCGGAGCGGTCTCGACGCGAAGGGCTCGTTCGACGGGCCGGATTCGCTCCGGCGCCAGTCGCTCGAGATCCTGACGTCGAGCAAGATGCTGGACGCACTCGACCTGTCGCGGGAGCCGCTCGCCGTCCGCGAGCGGTACGGCACGGGCGACCCCAAGAACTACGGCGACGGCGCGCCGCGGAACCTCGAGCACTTCCTGATGGCGCGCCGGCTGGTCGAGGCCGGGGCGCGGGTGGTGACGCTGAACTTTGGCCGGTGGGACTTCCACAGCAGCAACTTCAGCGAGTGCAAGAACACGCACTTCCCGTGGTTCGACCACGGGATGCACGCCCTGATCTCGGACCTGCACGACCGGGGGCTCGACCGGGACGTTGCGGTCGTCGCCTGGGGCGAGTTCGGCCGCACGCCGCAGATCAACAAGGACGCCGGGCGCGACCACTGGCCGCAGGTGGGCGGCGGGCTGCTCGCGGGCGGCGGGTTCCGGACCGGGCAGGTGATCGGCGCCACCGACCGCACCGGCGGGACGATCGCCAGGCGTCCCGTCCACTTCGGGGAGGTCCACGCCACGCTCTATCGCCACTTCGGGATCGACCCGCACGCCGTGACGCTCCCGGACTACACCGGGCGCCCGCACTACCTGGTGGACGAGTGGAAGGCGCTGCCCGAAGTCGTCTGA
- a CDS encoding transposase family protein: MQFDEKWDFVGRKEKNCGPDETRRGDCWDHVALDPESRLVVSLLVGKRTEDATHALVRDFHRRTGGRVMRLMTSDEYPVYASAIRDTYGHLVTPPRTGRPGRPRKAHRVIPPEVTYATVHKERENNRVVAVSTRVVFGAVVAVTAALLASAVSTAVNTCFVERHNGTDRNRCSRKVRKSYGFSKDWDTHRAATAFSYFSYNFCWPVRTLRHKGADGRWHQRTPAMAAGLTDRVWALSEWLTLPAVQCR, translated from the coding sequence GTGCAGTTCGATGAGAAGTGGGATTTCGTGGGCCGTAAGGAGAAGAACTGCGGCCCCGACGAGACCCGGCGCGGGGACTGCTGGGACCACGTGGCCCTCGATCCCGAGAGCCGATTGGTCGTGAGCCTGTTGGTCGGTAAGCGGACCGAGGACGCGACCCACGCCCTGGTCCGTGACTTCCACCGGCGCACCGGGGGCCGAGTGATGCGGCTCATGACGTCCGACGAGTACCCGGTGTACGCCTCGGCGATCCGGGACACCTACGGGCACTTGGTGACCCCGCCGCGAACCGGGCGACCCGGTCGGCCGCGCAAGGCCCACCGGGTCATCCCGCCCGAGGTCACCTATGCGACCGTCCACAAGGAGCGGGAGAACAACCGGGTGGTGGCGGTGAGCACGCGGGTGGTGTTCGGGGCGGTGGTGGCGGTCACGGCCGCGCTACTCGCCTCGGCGGTGAGCACGGCGGTCAACACGTGCTTCGTGGAGCGACACAACGGGACGGACCGGAATCGGTGCAGCCGCAAGGTGCGCAAGAGCTATGGGTTCTCGAAGGACTGGGACACGCACCGTGCGGCCACCGCCTTCAGCTACTTCAGCTACAACTTCTGCTGGCCGGTCCGCACGCTCCGCCACAAGGGTGCCGACGGGCGCTGGCACCAGAGAACACCGGCAATGGCCGCGGGACTGACCGATCGGGTGTGGGCGCTATCCGAATGGTTGACCCTGCCAGCGGTGCAATGCAGGTAG
- a CDS encoding IS1 family transposase, translating into MDDLSRFCCLNAHCPDHGKRNHGNLTVPARYGPNKTRVLRCRTCKARFSERKGTPLFDARLPAARVTAVLAHVAEGIGTRKTARLTGVHTNTVTRYIRRAGQHARALHDELVAFSPDDPRSAVR; encoded by the coding sequence ATGGACGACCTGAGCCGCTTCTGTTGCCTCAATGCCCATTGTCCCGACCATGGGAAACGGAACCACGGGAACCTGACCGTGCCGGCCCGTTATGGGCCGAACAAGACGCGGGTGCTCCGGTGCCGGACCTGCAAGGCCCGGTTCTCCGAGCGCAAGGGCACCCCACTGTTCGACGCCCGACTGCCGGCCGCGCGGGTGACCGCGGTTCTGGCTCACGTGGCCGAAGGGATCGGGACCCGCAAGACCGCACGGCTCACCGGGGTTCATACCAATACGGTGACCCGGTACATCCGACGGGCCGGCCAACATGCCCGCGCGTTGCACGACGAGCTCGTGGCTTTTTCCCCCGACGACCCGCGAAGTGCAGTTCGATGA
- the tnpC gene encoding IS66 family transposase translates to MAEPACPGCRDLLQRVAELEAQVAELTRRLDEAVRAGKRQAAPFRKGPPKPDPKTPGRKSGDAHGKHGRRPPPPHDQVAECHEAHLPDSCPHCRGRLVETGTAEQFQTEIPRTPLLRKFRVHIGHCESCGKRTQGRHPLQTSDALGAAASQIGPDAQAAAAVLHTQMGLSHGKVASVFRTLFGITLTRGASAQIDLRTASRLEPDYQLILDEVRSSEQIAADETGWRIGGHPAWLHAWVGDRATAYGIDSQRSAAVLERVIGADWSGILSHDGFASYDRFEAAIHQQCLAHVLRRARELLERATRGAVRFPRQVIALLTEAIHWRNGYVPGTWTDDQLDAHRGQFDDRLLELVTRPRAVPEYATLARHLWNHFEQWFAFVFDPRIEPTNWKAEQAIRPAVVNRKVWGGNRTVTGARAQGVLMSVFETCRRQTLSVVDHVSRTLRWFGNRLLPRPLLLG, encoded by the coding sequence ATGGCCGAACCCGCGTGTCCTGGCTGTCGGGATCTCCTCCAGCGTGTCGCCGAACTCGAAGCCCAGGTCGCCGAGTTGACCCGGCGGCTCGACGAGGCAGTGCGCGCCGGCAAGCGACAGGCCGCCCCGTTCCGCAAGGGTCCGCCCAAGCCCGACCCGAAGACACCCGGTCGCAAGTCGGGCGACGCCCACGGCAAGCACGGGCGCCGCCCGCCCCCGCCTCACGATCAGGTTGCGGAGTGCCACGAGGCGCACCTCCCCGACTCCTGTCCGCACTGCCGGGGCCGGCTGGTCGAGACCGGCACGGCGGAGCAGTTCCAGACCGAGATCCCACGCACCCCGCTGCTCCGCAAGTTCCGCGTCCACATCGGTCACTGCGAGTCGTGCGGGAAGCGGACCCAGGGCCGGCATCCGCTCCAGACGTCCGACGCCCTTGGCGCGGCTGCCAGCCAGATCGGCCCTGACGCCCAGGCCGCGGCCGCGGTCCTGCACACCCAGATGGGCCTGTCGCACGGCAAGGTCGCGTCGGTGTTCCGGACCCTGTTCGGCATCACCCTGACCCGCGGGGCCAGCGCCCAGATCGACCTCCGCACAGCGTCGCGACTGGAACCCGACTACCAACTGATCCTCGACGAGGTGCGGTCGTCCGAGCAGATCGCGGCCGACGAGACGGGGTGGCGGATCGGAGGGCATCCCGCCTGGCTCCATGCGTGGGTCGGTGACCGGGCCACCGCCTACGGTATCGACTCCCAACGCAGTGCCGCCGTCCTGGAGCGGGTGATCGGGGCGGACTGGTCCGGCATCCTGAGCCACGACGGGTTCGCCTCGTACGACCGGTTCGAGGCGGCGATCCACCAGCAGTGCCTGGCCCACGTGCTCCGCCGCGCGCGGGAGTTGCTGGAGCGCGCCACCCGCGGGGCCGTGCGGTTCCCACGGCAGGTGATTGCGCTGCTCACCGAGGCGATCCACTGGCGGAACGGGTATGTGCCGGGGACGTGGACCGACGACCAACTCGACGCGCACCGGGGGCAGTTCGACGACCGCCTGCTGGAGTTGGTGACGCGACCGCGGGCGGTGCCGGAGTACGCGACCCTGGCGAGGCACCTGTGGAACCACTTCGAGCAGTGGTTCGCGTTCGTGTTCGACCCGCGGATCGAGCCGACGAACTGGAAGGCCGAGCAGGCGATCCGCCCGGCGGTGGTAAATCGGAAGGTGTGGGGCGGCAACCGGACCGTCACGGGCGCGCGAGCGCAGGGCGTGTTGATGTCCGTGTTCGAGACGTGCCGCCGCCAGACGCTCTCGGTCGTGGATCACGTCAGCCGGACGTTGCGCTGGTTCGGTAACCGGCTCCTGCCGCGCCCGCTGCTGTTAGGGTGA